CCCTGTATTACCAGGCTGCCGACCGGGGCAGGGGGATGAGACCCCGCACCAGGATGGGGaccagggcagccccccccccccaagccacCCCACATCCTGCGGCGTCTCGCCGGGGCTGAGCACGGGCTGACTCACGGGCAGAGCCGGGTGCCACCAACCCCGGCTGCCACCACCGTGGCGGTGACCACGCCGCGGTTGCGCAAACACGGCTCTGCCGGGGCGGAAaccggcggcggtggcggcggggcaACTCGCGTCAGCCCGCGGGCAGCCGGGGCGAAGGTGCTTTGAGTGGCACGTCCCGCCAGCGCACCCGCTGACGTCACCCGAGTTTCGCTGTGACTTCAGACTCTCGAGGTTCCCCCACCCAGGGCTGATGGGGGAGCGTCCCAGCCTCCGCCATGTCCCGTGGGGCCAGGACACCCCagaaacaccccccccaccccaccaccacccgcCGAGCAGAACCGTAGGGTCCCGACCCGGCCCCGGGGACGCCATGGCCCCCGTGCAGGTGTTCGCCGCCCCGGCCCAGGTGCCACACGGGGCCTGTCCAGACCTGTTGGAGGGAAAACACCGCGCTCAACTCATCAGCCTAATTACAGGCCGGCTCGTTAGCCCGCCCTCGCCGCGGCCTGGCCGCGGGCTTTGGTGCGCTGCATGGCGCGGGGGGCGGCATTGCCGAGCGCCCACCGTGCTCATCCACCCACGGGGCCGGGCGTCACCAGGCTGGCACATGGCGAATATGGGCAGAcgtccccttccctcctcccaggaCCCAAAACTGGAAGTGCtggtgctgggatggggatTTCCAGCAGGTCCCGGCACTGGAGACACGGAGGCGGCGTGGCTGCCCATGACCCTGCTATCGGGCACAGCCCTAATGGACACAGGCTGCTGCATCCGGGCAGCTTCGTTAATGATCAACCAAAGGTTAATGAACGGGCAATTCCTGAGGTGTGGGGCAGGGTCTGGCTCCTGGCTTGATACCCGCAGCCCAGGCGAAGCCATTCCGGAGCCAGGGAGATTTGGAAGCCCCCAGTGCAGTGCTCGGTGCTCTGCACCCCTCAGCCCCGTGCCCACCCCAGCCACCCCCGGCAAACCACGGTGCCGGCACCACCGCCAGCCATTAACCGGCGCAGATGGCGATGGCCCAAGCCCTGCCCTGGGAGCCTGCACCATGGATCAGGGGGGTGCAGACGTGCAGGGCACCCCAAAGTGGCAGCGGATCCCCAGCACCCGTTTCCCTGGGCACACCTTTTCCCGGTGCCTCCCCTGCACGCTGAGGGCCGGCAGCACCCGGCTGCCCCGGCCGGGGCTCGGTGCCACGGCAGAGGGAGGCTGCTGGCAACCCGGGTTGGGgcccagcctggcacagccaTCATGGCCACGCAGGGAAGGCTCAGCGCCGGCACCCGCCACACCGGGACGGGGATTTTGTGCCGGCGTGGTGAGACACCACCGTCCCCACACCAAAAGCCACCCGAGGAGGCCGCGCTAGGGGCTCTGCTCTGCGGCCACGAAATGTGGATTCACCCCCACGAACCCCCGGTGCCAGGACCCCGCGGGCGGGCGAAGTGCGGGGCAGGACGGGCGCCTGCGCGGCCCCACACCCCAGCCTGCCGGCCTCAACAGGTCTGCGCCGCCTGAGTCAGCGCCGCCCGCGCCGGCGCGCCCCGGGGAGAGGCACCCGCTGCCCCCGTGACCCGACGCCATTCTGCCGCGGTGGGAACACCGGTGCCAGCGCTGCCCCGGACCCTCGGCGTGGTCCCACCGCCACGCGCGGAGGCTCAGCCACGGCTCTGTCCCCATTGCCACCTGCGGCGGTACGCGCCGAGCCTGTCCCCACCACGATGGCCTCGTCCCCGCCGCCACGGCGCTGTCCCCCGTGGCCCCATCCCCGCAGCCACCCACGGAGCCACGGAGAGACCGTCCCCGTTGCCACCCTGGCACCAATCTAGCACCGACCCACGGCTTCGTCCCCCATCGCCACCTCCAGCGCCACGCACCCAGCCCGTCCCCACGGCCACGGCTCCGTCCCCACGGCCACCCCTGTGCCCCTCACCCAGCCCGTCCCCACGGCTCCCCGCCTTACCGCGTCCCAGCGCCCGTCCCGCCGCCACGCCGTCCGGTTCCACGGCGAAGGCGAAGGTCTCTTTGGCAAAGCCGGGCTGGCACGGTGCTGCCAGCCGGTGACCAGCCTGCCCGGAGAGAGACATCAGTCCCGGGTAGGGtcccgccaccccgggcagggTCCCACGGTCCCGGGCAGGGTCCCACGGTCCCATCCCTcacctggaggaggaggaagaggaggaggaggcagagcggggccgggcagcccccccgccgccccatGGCGAGCTGCCGGTACGGTGCCGGTACGGTGCCGGAGGGATCGGGAcgacgccgccgccgccgcggagcCGCAGGTGAGTCCCGGTCGCGGTCCCGATCCCGCCCCGCAGGTGCCCACGGGGGaaccgccccgccccgccccgccccgccccgccccgccccgacGGGaggcggggccgccccgcccgccACCGGCCCCGGTTCCCCGGTACCCGGAGCTCCGTGGGTGCCCGTCCAGGGCGGTGGgagcgctgggggggggggggttgtagGAGCCGGGGGGCTCCCGGGACGCACCCACCCCCACGGCCCCCGCGGGTCCCGGCTATGCGGGGGACAAACGTCGCGCCCCGGGGGCCCCACGccagaagggggggggggtccacgCCAACCCCcccggctgctgctgcacccCCCGTCCCCTCCAGCACCTCGCCCCCCCGGCACGGCCCAGAGAAACCCCcggggatccccccccccccggggccacCGGCCACCCCACGGCTCCCGGGGCTTTGGCGTGGGGCAGAGTCCAGCCGGTGAGGAGCAGCCGGTGCTGGGGGTGGCcgcgggggggagcgggcagcccccccccagccccctgcccgcaTACAGCACCTAAACCCTCGTCCCCACTGATTTATTGCCCggagccgtggggctgggggctgccccgccACGCGTGGGGTGATGGTCACCCCGGGGGGACAGGGTGGCActcgggggggggctgcaggtgggcagggTCTCCAGCTGCCCCGGCACAGAGGGGGGGAATTGTGAGGCCGGGAGGGATTTGGCACCACGAACGGCCAGTGCCACTggtgctgctcctgcagggtgGGGGGATGTCAGTGCCCTGCCCGTGCCCACCCACACTGCACCCCATGGGGACAAGGACACCCTGCGGGAGCCcccactgctgggggggggggtccatgGGCaatgctgcagcctgcaggtatcgtgctggggtggggagcagcCGGGCACTGCTGCGGGcaagggggatgggggggtctgAGGGGGCCACAGCGGGGCTGGGGTCAACACCAACccccagggtgggcagcagcTCCCCCGGGACCTGTCCCAGGGCACAAAGCCACGCAGAGGCTGGagcatctaaaaaaaaaagaaaccacatcCTTTATTAAAACTTACACCAGCACCCGCTCACCTCGTCCGTAGCGTTACACTACCTTTAtttcatacattaaaaaaaacaaaaaaaaaaaaataaaaacaagaaaaatacaagagGGGAAGGTAAGGGGGCTGCcgccgaggcggggggggggcacggcggaAGGGGGCAGCCCCAAGGCACGGGCAGCGGTAAGgcgtggggtggggaggggggggggtcctagtcatcctcctccccgccgccgtAGAGGTCTGCCAGCTTCTTGAAGCGGCTGCCCCAGTCGTTGAGGTAGTCGTAGTCCTGGTCGCGGTCGGAGGCAGAGGAGTTGAGGGAGCTGAGCGAGGTGGCCTCCGAGCCGCTGCCCTCGTAGTCGAACACCAGCAGGGAGTCGTAggggggggccgtggggtcCGTGTCGGCCGCTTTCAggttctggggggggggcagaggggtcAGCGCCCGTTCCcgctgggctggggggtgccCCAAGGGTGCCGGCACGGATAGGGGGGAATGGGGCTCACCTCCTCGATGAAGGTGCCAATGTCATCGGGGTTGGCAGGACGGGGCCGGTACTGGGGGGCCGGCAGGAGGGTGGGAGCCACGTCGTTGCGGAGCAGCACCTCGGGGCGGGCGTCCAGGCCCCGGTGCAGCTGCCGCAGGTCGTAgtcctggggagcagggggggacATGATGGAGAGGGGCAAGGTCAGGGTGCCTGCGCTGGCACCAgtgtcccccccagacccctgaCAGACCCACCTGGTCTTCCTCCCCGCCGCCTTCCTCGCCATAGTAAAAGACGTTGTCCCGTGTGTCAtcctcaggcagcagcagcggctCCTTcgtcaccttcctcctcctcatgaaaagcagcagcagcagcaggatgacTGGGGGGGGCATTGGCATCAGCAGGGACATCCTCCCGGCCTCTGCCCCACGGGAGTGGggtgcagccccacagcactgggacccccgggaccccccactCACGCAGCAAGGCCAGGAGAGCGCCCAGGGCGGCAAGGACGAAGGGCAGGCCGGTGGCGGGCTGGGATCTCTGGGGACAGCTCTGCGCCGGCCCCTCACAGTCGCAGACCCGCGCGGTGATGACGGTGAGCTGGGCTTTGCCGGGCCGGTCGAGGAGCCGCAGGTAGACGCTGTAGAGGTCCGGCTCCAGCGGTGCCACCAGCCGCAGGGTGACGGTGTCATCTGCACAAGACCGGTGCCGTGGGTGACCCGTGGCGGCGTGCACCGGTAACGCCGGCTGCGGCAGAGCCTGCCTCGCGCCGAGCATCGCCCCAAGCCTTACCTTCGTCGCCGACCTCGGCGGCCCAGCTGTCCCCCGAGCCGTGGCTGAGCTCGGCGCGGAAGGGGCCGGTGTTGGGGGGCAGGTCCCTGTCGGTGATGGTGAGgacctggggctgggggctgcggtTGCAGACGGTGATGTCCCGGGGCTCGGCTTCAGGGCCGTGGTCGTTGACGTCGAGCAGGGTGAGGAGCAGGGTGCCGGTGCCCGTGGCGGGCGGCGAGCCTGCGGGGAGGAGCCACGCTGGAGGGGGGATCCCCAAAACCAGGACCCTCACGGGCACAGGGATGCCCCGAGCTGGGGTGGGGACAGGCAGCCCCCGGCACCGCTCCATGCCAGAGCCGGGATGTGGTTCCTGGCGATGGCAGCACGTGTCCCTCACGCGGGACGGCGGGAACAAGGGCCCCTTTCATGGCCCTCACCATCGTCCACGGCCAGCAGCACGGCGGCGTAGGTGCTGTTCTTGACGAAGGGGGACTCGCGGTCCAGGTGGTCCCGTGCCGTCACGAGGCCGTTCTCGGGGTGCACGGCCAGCCAGCCTGCCGGGTCATGCCCCACCAGGTACctggggggcagagggcagCTAGTGCCAcggcagggaccccccccagaccctgaCCCCAAAACTCCAGCCCCGCTCACTTGATCCTCTGCCCTTGTGCCTTGTCGGGGTCCTGGGCCGTGCAGGAGGCAAGGGTCTGCCCCGGCGGCACGTCCTCCGGCACCCGGGCGAGCTGCGCCGGTGGGTCGAAGACGGGCGCCTCGTTGACATCCTCCACGTTGACCGTCACCGTGGCGGTGGCCGTCGGCAGCTTCACGGCGAAGGGGGCCTCGTTGGCCACGGCCACGTGGAGCACGAACTGCTTCTTGGCCTCGTAGTCCAGaccctgggagaggggaggggacgGGCAGCACCCCGCTGCGGGCAGcgaggggggggacacggaggggGACACGCACCTTGGCGGTGCGGAGGACGCCCTCGTTGCTGGCGGGGTCGGTGGCGATGGTGAAGGCACCTCCCTCGTTGCCACGTAGGATGGAGTAGACGGCTCGCCACGCCGGCGTGCTCGGCTCATCCAGGTCGGTGACGGCCAGCCGGGCCACCTCCCGCCCGGCCTCGTTCTCCGGCACGGCCGCCTCGTACTGCGGGTGCGGGGCCACCGTCAGTGCCGCAGCCCGGCGGGCACTGGCCTGCGGGGAGAGAGTCCTGCCGGGGGGGGACCCCACGTTACCGTTTTGGGGTCGAACTCGGGGGCGTTGTCATTGACATCCGCGATCTCAATCACCGCCAGCGCCGTCGTGGTCAGACCCTCGCCGTCCAGGTCGGCCGCCTGCACGGTCAGCGTGTACTCCCGCACGCGCTGCAGCGGACAAACGGACAGATGCGCACCCCATCAGCCCCCCCGCCCGGGACCAGGGCTGCCCGCCCCGCGGTGCCGCAGAGCCCACCTCCCGGTCGAGGCCGCTGGCGATGACGCTGAGGGTGCCGGTGGCCCTGTTGACGGTGAACATGTGGGGATGGGGCTCCCGCGGCTCCTGGCTGAGGATGGAGTAGGCGATGACGCCGTTGTAGGTCTCCACCGCGTCGTCTGCGTCCGTGGCGGTCACCTGCATCACGGAGGTacctggggacggggacatcCCGGTGAGTGGGGTGGGTGGAGGGGACGGGGTACCCACACGCCCCACGGGGATGgtcccagggctgtccccaaGGGATGTGGCCGGCGGGAGGCAGAGCTTCCCCACGGCACGGGGTCCTACCCGGCAAAGCGCCCTCCGGCACGGAGCCCCTGAAGACCTCCTGCGTGAACTGGGGCTTGTTGTCGTTCTGGTCCGTCACCGTGACTATGATCTCCATCGGCTCCTCCACCGGTTTGCCGTTCTCGGACACGGCGTGGGAGAAGAGCTGTGAGGTGGAGGGGGTGAGCCGGGGGGGGCTGGTACGGCATGCCGGCACACCACGGCAACCCCCCGGCAGGGACCTACGTGATACTTGTCGATGCGCTCCCGGTCCAGCGGCTGCGTCACCTTCATCCAGCCCGACTCCTTCTCGATGGTGAAGATACCCTCGGGGGGGGCGTCTGCCCCCTGCCCCGTGATGCTGTAGAAGATCTTGGTGTCTCTGTCCCGGTTGGATTTGATCTGGGAGGAGacgtggggagggggggtcagTACCCGCGCCCCCCCCAGCGGCATCACACCCTGCCCCGATGCTGGGGGGATGGCCACTGCCAGCATCGCTCCCACCCTCGACGTGCCCAGCAATATCCaaccccagccccccacccagACACAAGGGGGAtggacccctccccggcacccACATCTGCGCCCAACCCGACTGACCGCCCCACCCCATACCTGAACCAGCTTTTTGGGGAAGGGACCCCTCTCATTTTCGGGAACCTTGATGGGGGGGATCACCCAGTCCCTCTTCCGTCTCCTGGGAGCGGCGCGAGCCCCGGGGGCCTCGGGGAGATCCTGCGGGACGGGGGGGCATGGTGAGGGTGcagctggtggggggggggggtgagggacAGTGTTGAGGGGCAGCTGGGCAGCGTTACCTGGGGGGAGCGCCTGCTCCGCACAGGAACCGGGGCAGGGTCTGACCGGCCGGCAGCATCCCGGGGGGGGACAGCGAGCACCCTGCCCACCCCCGGCAGCCATACGGGACCCCCATCCTCCTGCACCCCAACGTCGGGCTCCTCGGTCCCGTCCGGCCCCGCGCAGCCTCCGGAGCTCGCTGCGAGAgggtggggggtgagggtggctgggggggaacctgtcccccagcccccctgtcccagcagcccccagccccaggaccccgcacccccaccccagcctccTGAGGCAGATCAGGCAGGGGATGGCAGATTAGGCAGGGGATGCCGGGAGCGGCATGGGAGCGGCACAGGAGCGCGGCGGAGGTTTCGGCTTTGTTTCATAGATGACGGGAAAttcctgggcaggcagagccctgccccagccccccaccTGGTGTGTCACCCCCCTCAgggctcccagccccccacGGCCAGGATGAGGGGC
This genomic interval from Buteo buteo chromosome 11, bButBut1.hap1.1, whole genome shotgun sequence contains the following:
- the LOC142036228 gene encoding B-cadherin, which produces MRGPRSGLCPLLFSLLLLLLPFLPAAAAIAAPPARPCVPPGLRRGPLPAPASSGGCAGPDGTEEPDVGVQEDGGPVWLPGVGRVLAVPPRDAAGRSDPAPVPVRSRRSPQDLPEAPGARAAPRRRKRDWVIPPIKVPENERGPFPKKLVQIKSNRDRDTKIFYSITGQGADAPPEGIFTIEKESGWMKVTQPLDRERIDKYHLFSHAVSENGKPVEEPMEIIVTVTDQNDNKPQFTQEVFRGSVPEGALPGTSVMQVTATDADDAVETYNGVIAYSILSQEPREPHPHMFTVNRATGTLSVIASGLDRERVREYTLTVQAADLDGEGLTTTALAVIEIADVNDNAPEFDPKTYEAAVPENEAGREVARLAVTDLDEPSTPAWRAVYSILRGNEGGAFTIATDPASNEGVLRTAKGLDYEAKKQFVLHVAVANEAPFAVKLPTATATVTVNVEDVNEAPVFDPPAQLARVPEDVPPGQTLASCTAQDPDKAQGQRIKYLVGHDPAGWLAVHPENGLVTARDHLDRESPFVKNSTYAAVLLAVDDGSPPATGTGTLLLTLLDVNDHGPEAEPRDITVCNRSPQPQVLTITDRDLPPNTGPFRAELSHGSGDSWAAEVGDEDDTVTLRLVAPLEPDLYSVYLRLLDRPGKAQLTVITARVCDCEGPAQSCPQRSQPATGLPFVLAALGALLALLLILLLLLLFMRRRKVTKEPLLLPEDDTRDNVFYYGEEGGGEEDQDYDLRQLHRGLDARPEVLLRNDVAPTLLPAPQYRPRPANPDDIGTFIEENLKAADTDPTAPPYDSLLVFDYEGSGSEATSLSSLNSSASDRDQDYDYLNDWGSRFKKLADLYGGGEEDD